A window from Planctomicrobium piriforme encodes these proteins:
- a CDS encoding DUF1559 family PulG-like putative transporter — MRRRYSGFTLIEFLVVIAIMAILIALMLPAVFSAREAARRTACNDRLRTLGFALNRYYEAQGAFPAGVVSHSDPVPSDVDGDHRSWILALLPELDQPLLEEKLRGNRPLNAELSQAARRHRIVSLLCPSDTESNFNSLAPEVALSNYAGCHDHRAAPISAGNTGLLTLNQQISEKDIPDGVCCTFLGGEIRRSPTDLGWASGTRSTLRNTGTPINRTLDGVRSQQEARPLEDFKQNGFNQEGVEEVTPASPDPAVEEQKTATEVQSVLEALQLPKIPNDPGGFGSYHAGGCFFLLADGRIRFVSQSIDHAVYQQLGNRADGTFVKPGNF, encoded by the coding sequence GTGCGGCGGCGCTATTCCGGATTTACGCTGATCGAGTTTCTGGTCGTCATTGCAATCATGGCGATTCTGATCGCGCTGATGTTGCCGGCAGTGTTCTCAGCCCGAGAAGCAGCACGGCGCACCGCCTGTAACGACCGCCTGCGGACATTGGGCTTCGCGCTGAACCGGTACTACGAGGCGCAAGGGGCGTTCCCGGCCGGGGTTGTCAGTCACAGCGACCCGGTCCCCTCAGATGTCGACGGCGACCATCGGAGTTGGATCCTGGCATTGCTGCCGGAACTGGATCAGCCGTTGCTGGAAGAAAAGCTCCGCGGCAACCGTCCGCTCAACGCTGAATTGAGTCAGGCAGCCCGACGCCATCGGATCGTCTCGCTTCTCTGCCCCAGCGACACTGAATCGAACTTCAATTCTCTGGCGCCCGAAGTGGCCTTGTCGAACTATGCCGGCTGTCACGATCACCGCGCCGCCCCCATCTCGGCAGGCAACACAGGACTGTTGACGCTGAATCAGCAGATCTCCGAGAAAGACATTCCGGACGGAGTCTGTTGCACGTTTCTGGGGGGCGAAATTCGCCGTTCACCAACCGATTTGGGCTGGGCCTCAGGCACTCGTTCGACGCTGCGGAACACCGGCACTCCCATCAATCGCACCCTCGACGGCGTGCGGTCGCAGCAGGAAGCCAGACCTCTCGAAGATTTCAAACAGAACGGCTTCAATCAAGAAGGCGTGGAAGAAGTGACGCCCGCGTCGCCCGATCCCGCAGTGGAAGAACAGAAGACGGCGACTGAGGTGCAGTCGGTGCTTGAAGCTCTGCAGTTGCCGAAGATCCCCAACGATCCAGGCGGATTTGGCAGCTATCACGCCGGCGGATGCTTCTTCCTTCTGGCCGACGGCCGGATTCGGTTTGTCTCGCAATCCATCGATCACGCGGTCTACCAGCAACTGGGAAACCGGGCCGATGGTACATTTGTGAAGCCGGGTAATTTCTAA